One genomic window of Trueperaceae bacterium includes the following:
- a CDS encoding nucleotide sugar dehydrogenase: MREPTVAVHGLGYIGLPTAAMLADTGLSVTGIDLDADLVALVNAGRVRHYDEAGVPELVARAASAGRLRASLEPVTADVHIVAVGTPIKPDKSPDLDAVEAVARSIARVLRPGDLVIVESTVPPLTCEGLVADVIRELTGLHHAADYLLAHCPERVIPGNLLSELVHNDRLVGGTTPEATAAAARLYRRFVRGAVVETDARTAETAKLLENTYRDVNIALANELAALAAAVGVDADAAFALANRHPRVNLHEPGIGVGGHCIPVDPWFLVAIDPEEARLLRTARAINDALPRRVADAVRARLDGADRVTLLGISYKPDVDDTRESPAVEVVHELAGDARLRIDVVEPYLEALPGSLARLPNVRLVPLEHASAAEGLVVVLTPHKAFDGLLAKLPSAVDARALLHEARRGRAAPFVAAGSLEPAQPVGSTYVPRSAEVTAGRV; encoded by the coding sequence TCGCCGACACGGGCCTGTCCGTGACGGGCATCGACCTCGACGCCGACCTCGTGGCGCTCGTGAACGCCGGCCGGGTCCGCCACTACGACGAGGCCGGCGTGCCGGAGCTCGTCGCCAGGGCCGCGTCCGCCGGCCGGCTGCGGGCCTCCCTGGAGCCGGTGACGGCCGACGTGCACATCGTCGCCGTCGGCACGCCCATCAAGCCGGACAAGAGCCCCGACCTCGACGCCGTCGAGGCCGTGGCGCGCTCGATCGCCCGCGTCCTCAGGCCCGGCGACCTCGTCATCGTCGAGTCGACGGTCCCGCCCCTCACCTGCGAGGGGCTCGTCGCCGACGTGATCCGCGAGCTCACCGGCCTCCACCACGCGGCCGACTACCTTCTAGCGCACTGCCCCGAGCGCGTGATCCCGGGCAACCTGCTGAGCGAGCTCGTGCACAACGACCGCCTGGTGGGCGGCACCACGCCGGAGGCCACGGCCGCGGCCGCGCGGCTCTACCGGCGGTTCGTGCGCGGCGCCGTCGTCGAGACCGACGCCCGCACCGCCGAGACCGCCAAGCTCCTCGAGAACACGTACCGCGACGTCAACATCGCGCTCGCCAACGAGCTCGCCGCGCTGGCGGCCGCGGTGGGCGTCGACGCCGACGCGGCCTTCGCCCTGGCGAACCGCCACCCGCGCGTCAACCTCCACGAGCCGGGCATCGGCGTGGGCGGCCACTGCATCCCCGTCGACCCGTGGTTCCTCGTGGCCATCGACCCCGAGGAGGCGCGGCTGCTGCGGACCGCGCGGGCCATCAACGACGCGCTCCCCCGCCGCGTCGCCGACGCCGTGCGCGCCCGCCTTGACGGCGCCGACCGCGTCACCCTCCTCGGCATCAGCTACAAGCCCGACGTCGACGACACGCGCGAGTCTCCCGCCGTGGAGGTCGTCCACGAGCTCGCCGGCGACGCGCGCCTGAGGATCGACGTCGTCGAGCCGTACCTCGAGGCGCTGCCCGGGAGCCTGGCCCGGCTCCCCAACGTCAGGCTCGTACCCCTCGAGCACGCGAGCGCGGCCGAGGGGCTCGTGGTGGTGCTCACCCCACACAAGGCGTTCGACGGGCTGCTCGCCAAGCTCCCGTCGGCCGTGGACGCGCGAGCGCTGCTGCACGAGGCTCGCCGCGGTCGCGCCGCGCCGTTCGTCGCGGCCGGTTCGCTCGAGCCCGCGCAGCCTGTCGGCTCCACCTACGTCCCACGCTCCGCGGAGGTCACGGCAGGGCGCGTCTGA